The genomic DNA CCCGGCCCGGCGCCGAGCACTGCGATTTCCGTTTGGATGGGGTCCATTGATGTTGCTCCCGACTGCGCGCGGCACTATACGGGGCGGGACTTGCGCCTCAATGAAATACCTCGACCTCACGCTGCCAACACCGGCTGAGAACCTCGCGTGCGACGAAGTCCTGCTCGAACTCTGCGAGCAATCGCCCCGGCTCGAAGTGCTCCGCGTCTGGGAGCCGGCGCAGGTCTTCGTCGTCCTCGGATGCGGGAACAAGGCTGCCGCGGAGGCCGACCTCCCGGCGTGTGGGCGCCTCGACGTGCCCGTGCTGCGCCGCTCGAGCGGCGGCGGCGCTGTCGTCCTGGGGCCGGGTTGTCTGAGTTTCGCCCTCGTCCTCCAATCGGAAGGCCATCGCCCACTGTCGCGGGTGACAACCACCGCTTCGTTCGTCCTCGACCGCACGCTCGCGGCGATCCGCCCGTTGCTCGCAGGCGCCGCTCATTGCCGGGGGACCGGCGATCTCGCAACGGGCGAGTTGAAATTCGCCGGCACGGCGCAGCGCCGGCTGCGACGGTGCGTGCTCGTTCACGGCGTGATGCTGCTGGGGTTCAAACTGCAACTGATGAATCAACTGCTGCGGCACCCATCGCGCGAGCCCGCATATCGGCGGGGCAGGGGACACCTGGATTTTGTCGCCAACGTCCCGATGGTGGCATCCGACGTGAAGCACGCGCTGCGGGCGGCTTGGGGCGCGGGCGGACAGTTCGGCGCGGTTCCCGGCGAGCGCATCCGCCAATCCGTCGCCGCGCGTTACGGGCGCGACGAGTGGAACTTCAGGCATTGACGGACTTTTCTTGGCGGCGCGGAGTGCCCGGGATACGCTGAGCCTGTGAGTCAACACGACGGATTCCACAAGCTCCCGGGCCTGCGCGTCACGGTGGACCGCATCGCCTACTCACCGCACATCCCCGGGCGGCCCGAGCAGCCGCATTGCTTCGTCTATTACATCAGCATCCACAACGATGCGGACATCGCGGTGACCATCAAGGCCCGCAAGTGGGTCGTGAAAGATGACGAAGGCGGCGTGCTCGTGGTGGAGGGCGACGGTGTGGTGGGGCAGACGCCAACCATCGAGCCGGGCAGCAAGTTCAGCTACCAGAGCCGCCATCTGCTCAAAGCCCAGACGGGCGAAGCCGAGGGCAGCTACATCGGCTTGGATGCGCTTGGCCGGCGAGTGCTCGTGCGCATTCCGCGATTCCGGATGACCGTCCCGCACGAGGCGAAGGGCGGGGCGCAGTGGGCGTGAGCCGCCTGACACGGTGTCGCACTCCGTCTGGCCCAATCACATCGATGCATCATGAAGACTGAGTCCCTCCACATCGGCATGAAAGTCCGGCACCCGGGTCACGGCGCGGGCACTGTCGTCGCCATCACAACGCAAGCCGCGACGATCTGCTTTGACTCGGGCGAACACACCATTGCGCCGGAAGCGAGCGGACTCGAGCCTGCTGAAGCGCAGGCCGGCGTCACGGGGCTGACGGTTCCGCTTGCTCAAGTCATCCGCGAGACGGTTGAAGCGCTCGCCACGAAGCTCGCCATCGAACGCCCGGGGGTCGTCGTCGAGCAACTCGGCGCGCGCTGGCGCGACGGCAAGTTTGTGCTGCACCCTTCCGACCCTTCGTTGGCGACCAAGGAAGTGCCGCTGGAGGTTTTCTTCCACAAGGTCGTGATGATGCGCAACCAGCTCCGCGTGATGGAGCAGAAGATCAACGCGCACCCCGGGTTGAGCGACGCCGACAAGGTGGACCTCCAGCAGCACCTGACCAAATGCTACGGCTCAATGACGACGTTCAACTTGCTGTTCAAGGAAAAGACGGATCAGTTTTGAACCGGGCGCAGTTCGTAGCCCGCGTCAGGCTTTTCTTCCCAGCATCCGATCGAGCGAATCACTCGTCTGCCAGATGAGCGCCTCCGGGTAGTGGATGTAGGGGTGGAAATACTCAAAGGTCACGAACCCGCGGTAGTTGAGCCGGTCGAGTTCGTCGATGACCGCGGGCCAGTTGGTCGTGCCGTCGAGCAAGGGGCGAAACGTCTCCAGCGAGTAGTCGGTGCCCTTCTTCGTGAATTCCTTGAAGTGGATGTTTTTCGTCCGCTTGCCGAGCACGGGGACCCAATGCTCCGCGTTTTGAAACATCGAGATGTTGCCGGTGTCGAAGTGCACGCGCACGCGTTCGTTGCCAAAGTGGTCCACGAACGCGTTCATCTCCATCGGCGTCATGAGGTAGCCGTTGAAGAAAATGTTCTCAATGTTCAGGAAGACCTTCTGGCGCGCGGCGGTCCGGGCGAGCTGGGCGATGGCTTCCTTTGCGCGCTGGTCGCAAATGTCGTTGCGCACAGGCTCGTGGTCGTTGCGCCACGGGATGTGCACGGCGCCGGGCACGACGAGGACGTTCTCGACTTCCATGTCGCTTGCGCACTGCGCGATCCTGCCGGCGAGTTCAAGGCCGCGCGCGCGTTTCGCCGGCTCGTTGCTCGTGAGCGGATACGGCCAAAAGAGAAACGAGCACAACCCGCTGATCTGGATGCCGATCTTGTCGGCGAGCTTCCGGATGGCGACGAACTCTT from Verrucomicrobiota bacterium includes the following:
- a CDS encoding lipoate--protein ligase family protein encodes the protein MPRRNLPARRRALRFPFGWGPLMLLPTARGTIRGGTCASMKYLDLTLPTPAENLACDEVLLELCEQSPRLEVLRVWEPAQVFVVLGCGNKAAAEADLPACGRLDVPVLRRSSGGGAVVLGPGCLSFALVLQSEGHRPLSRVTTTASFVLDRTLAAIRPLLAGAAHCRGTGDLATGELKFAGTAQRRLRRCVLVHGVMLLGFKLQLMNQLLRHPSREPAYRRGRGHLDFVANVPMVASDVKHALRAAWGAGGQFGAVPGERIRQSVAARYGRDEWNFRH
- a CDS encoding ApaG domain, with product MPGRPEQPHCFVYYISIHNDADIAVTIKARKWVVKDDEGGVLVVEGDGVVGQTPTIEPGSKFSYQSRHLLKAQTGEAEGSYIGLDALGRRVLVRIPRFRMTVPHEAKGGAQWA
- a CDS encoding sugar phosphate isomerase/epimerase — translated: MPNAFEPTARTCITRRDAMRAAVVTAGASALACGMSPVEAAAPAKPDIRRGALKRYDIKKSINLWAFPYPERMNLQECLQLAKDAGFDGIELNYDLDNDLSPKGGTKEFVAIRKLADKIGIQISGLCSFLFWPYPLTSNEPAKRARGLELAGRIAQCASDMEVENVLVVPGAVHIPWRNDHEPVRNDICDQRAKEAIAQLARTAARQKVFLNIENIFFNGYLMTPMEMNAFVDHFGNERVRVHFDTGNISMFQNAEHWVPVLGKRTKNIHFKEFTKKGTDYSLETFRPLLDGTTNWPAVIDELDRLNYRGFVTFEYFHPYIHYPEALIWQTSDSLDRMLGRKA